From Ardenticatenales bacterium:
GCACGGCACGCCACAAAGGGGGTTGCCTTCAATGGGATGAAAGACGACAAAAGTGGCCGGGCGTATGGATGTCAAAGCTGGTTTGAGACTTTTGTCGTTGATTTTCAGGACAGGTAGGCTGCCCGCCCTGTTCGCGGGGCAAGATGGCATCAATGGTGCGTGCTGTTGCGGTCCAGACCCACAAGAACGCGGCGGTAGTTTTCCAGGTTCTCCAGAACGCGACCCGCGCCCCGTGCCACGCAGGTCATGGAATCTTCCGCCACCCAGACGCGCATTTTGATGGCATCTTCGATGCGGTCCGCCAATCCTTGAATTTGTGCCCCGCCGCCGGCCAGGCAGACGCCCACTTCCATCAGGTCCGCCACGAGTTCCGGCGGGGTTTCATCAATGGCGTCGCGCACGGTGTCTACGATGATGTTGATGGAGGGGGACATGGCTTCGCGCAGTTCAATGCTGCTGATTTCTACGGCTTGGGGTAGGCCGTTAATCAGGTTGCGCCCGCGCAGGGTCATGGTGCGTTCTTCGGGCAGGGGGAAGGCGGAGCCAATGCCGATTTTGACGCGCTCGGCCATGCGTTCGCCAATGAGGAGGTTGTATTTGCTGCGGGCGTATTGGATAATGTCTTCGTCCATCTCATCGCCGGCTACACGGATGGAGCGGCTGGTGACGATGCCGCCCATGGCGAAGACGGCAACTTCCGTTGTGCCGCCGCCAATGTCCACGATCATGCTGCCGCGGGATTCAATGATGGGCAGGCTGGCGCCGATGGCCGCGGCCATGGGTTCTTCGATGAGGTGTGCTTCGCGGGCGCCGGCGGAGATGGCGGCGTCGTAGACGGCGCGTTTTTCCACTTCCGTGACGCCGCTGGGGACGCCCACGACGACGCGCGGGCGGGGGAAGGGCACGATCATTTGCTCGTGCGCCTTGTTGATGAAGTATTGCAGCATCGCTTCGGTGATCTCGAATTCGGAGATAACGCCGTCGCGGAGGGGACGAATGGCGACGATGTCGCTGGGGGTGCGGCCTACCATTTCGCGGGCTTCCGCGCCGATGGCCAGGGGCCGCCGCGTGCGTTTGTTGATCGCTACCCAGGAGGGTTCGTTGATGACGATGCCCCGATCACGGATGTAGACGAGGGTGTTTGCGGTTCCCAGGTCAATGCCAATATCTAGTGAAAAGAGACCAAGAAGGTAGTCGAGTGGTCTGAACAAGGTTTTTTCCCGTGGTGTTGTACGATAGTTTCTGGGCAGGCGATCTGCCAAACATATCGGATTATAGCACATGGGATAATGCCGGCACGAAATGCCCCCACCTCTCTCCTGATTCTGAGAAATTCATGAACCGCGCCGCAAATTCCGCCTACAAACCGCCTGTTACTTGCCTGCGTGCCGCGCGTATAAGATGATACAGACAAGACATCGTAGACATCCCTTTTCGTTGCGCCAACCATTACAACCAGGCGCCGAACTATTTCACAGGAATTCATTATGTCACACCAGGCACTGTTTGCCGGACTCGTGTACGACCAGGACGAGCACCTCGTAGACACCGCTTTCGTCGGCAGCGAAGCCCACTACGTCATTGACGACAACGGCTTTCACCGCCACATCCCTGCCGCGGACGTGGATCGGCAGGTGCTGAACGTCTTCATTGACCAACTTCAAGATCACAAGGAGATCGCCGTAGACCAGGCATTGCGCCTGATGGGCAAAGACGACTTGTTCACCAAAGCCGCCATTGATGCCTCCATTCGCAATGTCAACGTTGAGGAGATCATGCGCCAGGGTATTCCGGTGCAGGCCCGCGATATGATGGGGATGATGGGTTTTCGCGTGATTATCAACTATCACGGCGAGGTTGTGGGAATGAACCAGCCCAGTGTCAGCGATGAAGAGGGTTGGGACTAGCGGTCTGAAGATTGGACCAATTTTGCGCGCTCAACGGCCATTTTCACCAGAGAAAATTGGTCCAATCTGCCTTAGCAGTTACCCTGGAAAGTGTGTTGACAGGCTCCTAAGTAACCGTTCGGAATTAACCTCACGGAGATTGGTTCAATCTCACAGATTGAACCAATCTGCAAATCACTAAGTTGTTTTTGAACGTTTACTAAGTGGCTGTCCGCAATTAAATTAGCGGAAATGTGCGGACAGCGACTATCCTTGATAGCCGCTATCGCGGATAGCTTGGCAGTAACCGTGCGTAAGAAGTATGAAGTCGTTTGCGGACGGTTGCTAGTAGGCGCCACGCCCAAAGAGGGTGAAGGGAATCGTCTGCAAGATCAAGCGCAGATCAAAGCTCAACGACCAGTTCTCAATGTAGTAAATGTCCAGCAGGCATTGTTCATCAAAAGTCAGGTCGGAGCGTCCGCTGACCTGCCACAGTCCCGTTAATCCCCCTTTGACGGCCAGCCGCTGCCGGTGCCACGGTTGATACTGGCGCACTTCTTCGGGCAGCGGCGGGCGTGGCCCCACCAGGCTCATTTCCCCCAGAAACACATTGTAAAACTGCGGTAGTTCGTCCAGACTCAATCGACGGATGATGCGACCGGCGCGCGTCAGGCGCGGATCGTTCTTGATTTTGAAGATGGGGCCGGAGGCGTCATTGAGCGCCATCAGGTCTGCTTTTTGCGCTTCGGCGTCAATGACCATGGAGCGGAACTTGATCATGCGGAAGAGGCGGCCGTCCTTTCCCACACGCTCCTGAGCAAAAAAAATGGGGCCGGGGGAATCCAGCTTGATCAGGATGGCGATGAGCAGGGTCGCCAGCAGCACGGGGAGCGCCAGCAGCAGGACGACCGTTAAATCCAGCAGCCGCTTCAACAGTTGACCGGCGCGGCTGATACGCAGATTGCGCACGCTGAACACGGGCACACCCATCATATTCGTGAACTGCACCCGGTTTAGGCTTAGCTCAAATAGATCGGGCACAATCAGGGGATGCACGCCCCATTCGTAGGCCAGGCGCACAAGCTGCATGGTATGTTCGTGCATACGAGCGGGCAGGGCAATGAAAAGGGTGTTAACCCGCGGCCACTCTTGTAGAATGCGGGGCAAATCGCCGGTGGAGCCGAGATGAGGAATACGACCGGAGCCAAGATTGTTTTCGCTATTGCCGTCGTCCAGGTAGCCAATGGCGCGGTAGCCCAGGTCGGGGCGGGCGAGCAAGGTGCGGATCACGCCGCGCCCGACCTCCCCCGCGCCGATGATGAGGACGTGGTCTACGCCCACGCCGCGTTGGTAGAGCAGGCTGAGGATGAGGCGGCGCAACAGGCGGGCAACGCTGATGAAGGCCACGATGAAGACAAAAGCCCACATCAGTAGCAGGCGCGAGAAGACCAGCGGCTGCAAGAAGAAGGTGATCATGGTCATTAGGGCCAGGGCGGCGGCAGCGCTGTAGCTGACGCGGGCGAGTTCGTCTATCCACAATTCTCCGCGCCGCCGTGTCCAGACGTTGGCCTGGGAGAATGTGAGCATGATCAGCAGGGTTAGCAGGGCTTGCTGCGCGATGTAGTTGCCGTAGGGTTCGTAGAAGGTGACGGGCCGGATCCACTCCAGCCTGTAGCGTACCACGTAGGCGGCGATGAAGGCGAGATTGACCA
This genomic window contains:
- a CDS encoding sugar transferase, whose product is MKNRFNFRVVRLVTILSDVLLVNLAFIAAYVVRYRLEWIRPVTFYEPYGNYIAQQALLTLLIMLTFSQANVWTRRRGELWIDELARVSYSAAAALALMTMITFFLQPLVFSRLLLMWAFVFIVAFISVARLLRRLILSLLYQRGVGVDHVLIIGAGEVGRGVIRTLLARPDLGYRAIGYLDDGNSENNLGSGRIPHLGSTGDLPRILQEWPRVNTLFIALPARMHEHTMQLVRLAYEWGVHPLIVPDLFELSLNRVQFTNMMGVPVFSVRNLRISRAGQLLKRLLDLTVVLLLALPVLLATLLIAILIKLDSPGPIFFAQERVGKDGRLFRMIKFRSMVIDAEAQKADLMALNDASGPIFKIKNDPRLTRAGRIIRRLSLDELPQFYNVFLGEMSLVGPRPPLPEEVRQYQPWHRQRLAVKGGLTGLWQVSGRSDLTFDEQCLLDIYYIENWSLSFDLRLILQTIPFTLFGRGAY
- a CDS encoding rod shape-determining protein; amino-acid sequence: MCYNPICLADRLPRNYRTTPREKTLFRPLDYLLGLFSLDIGIDLGTANTLVYIRDRGIVINEPSWVAINKRTRRPLAIGAEAREMVGRTPSDIVAIRPLRDGVISEFEITEAMLQYFINKAHEQMIVPFPRPRVVVGVPSGVTEVEKRAVYDAAISAGAREAHLIEEPMAAAIGASLPIIESRGSMIVDIGGGTTEVAVFAMGGIVTSRSIRVAGDEMDEDIIQYARSKYNLLIGERMAERVKIGIGSAFPLPEERTMTLRGRNLINGLPQAVEISSIELREAMSPSINIIVDTVRDAIDETPPELVADLMEVGVCLAGGGAQIQGLADRIEDAIKMRVWVAEDSMTCVARGAGRVLENLENYRRVLVGLDRNSTHH